A region from the Chlamydiales bacterium genome encodes:
- a CDS encoding disulfide bond formation protein B — MKKFTIQNASRVLSVLLVIILASVVTAGFGYQAIRNEAPCPLCLLQRVAMIGVAVGQLLNFRFGVKLMHHGISLLSCFFGAAISWRQFCLTDCPVFPQSESPLVGYSLYTWALITLFVLILIASTLLSKHKEKQTHSKFLKYLERFAFLYVLLVVIADIVIVMLRK; from the coding sequence ATGAAAAAATTCACAATTCAAAATGCAAGCCGAGTTCTTTCCGTATTACTGGTCATTATTCTCGCAAGTGTTGTGACCGCAGGATTTGGCTATCAAGCCATTAGAAATGAAGCGCCCTGCCCTCTCTGTCTTTTACAGAGAGTTGCGATGATTGGTGTAGCGGTAGGACAGCTCTTAAACTTCCGCTTTGGCGTGAAGTTAATGCACCACGGGATCTCGCTTCTAAGCTGCTTTTTTGGAGCTGCGATCTCATGGAGACAGTTCTGCTTGACCGACTGCCCCGTCTTCCCTCAATCCGAATCTCCGCTGGTAGGCTACTCGCTTTACACCTGGGCTCTTATCACCCTTTTCGTCCTAATTCTGATAGCCAGCACTCTTCTTTCTAAGCATAAAGAGAAGCAGACCCACTCTAAATTTTTAAAATATTTAGAGCGGTTCGCCTTCCTCTATGTCCTGTTAGTTGTGATTGCCGACATCGTCATCGTCATGCTGCGTAAATAG
- the ndk gene encoding nucleoside-diphosphate kinase, with protein sequence MKKFFTLFSALFALTASINAEQTLSIIKPDAVAADHIGAIIDRFEQNGLKVVALRMEKLSKKQAQEFYAVHKGRPFYNDLVAYMTSGPVVIQVLDGKDAVAVNRKLMGATNPKQAEKGTIRADFGTGIEQNAVHGSDSLENAKKEISFFFKPDQIYKN encoded by the coding sequence ATGAAAAAATTTTTTACTCTTTTTAGTGCACTTTTTGCTTTAACAGCTTCCATTAATGCCGAACAGACCCTCTCAATCATTAAACCGGATGCAGTAGCAGCAGACCATATTGGCGCGATCATCGACCGTTTTGAGCAGAATGGGCTTAAAGTTGTGGCTCTTAGAATGGAGAAGCTCTCAAAGAAGCAGGCTCAAGAGTTCTACGCGGTGCATAAGGGCCGTCCCTTCTACAACGACCTCGTCGCTTACATGACATCGGGTCCTGTTGTGATTCAGGTTTTAGATGGTAAAGATGCCGTTGCTGTAAACCGCAAACTGATGGGAGCGACCAATCCCAAGCAGGCGGAGAAGGGGACGATCCGCGCCGACTTTGGCACGGGAATCGAGCAGAATGCAGTGCACGGGTCTGATAGCCTAGAAAATGCAAAAAAAGAGATTAGCTTCTTCTTCAAACCAGACCAGATCTATAAGAACTAG